The window CGCGGTGGAGCCGGAGATCGAGGACCTCATCTGCGTCCTGCAGAAGATGGGCGCGATCATCTCCGTCGACACCGACCGGACCATCCGGATCACCGGCGTCGACCGCCTCGGCGGCTACAACCACAAGGCCCTCCCGGACCGCCTGGAAGCCGCCTCCTGGGCTTCCGCGGCCCTCGCCACCGGCGGCAACATCTACGTGCGCGGCGCCCAGCAGCGCTCGATGATGACGTTCCTGAACACCTTCCGCCGCGTCGGCGGGGCGTTCGAGATCGACGACGACGGCATCCGCTTCTGGCACCCGGGCGGCCCGCTCAAGGCCATCGCACTGGAGACGGACGTCCACCCCGGCTTCCAGACGGACTGGCAGCAGCCGCTCGTCGTGGCCCTGACGCAGGCCTCCGGCCTGTCGATCGTCCACGAGACGGTCTACGAGTCGCGGCTCGGCTTCACCTCGGCGCTCAACCAGATGGGTGCTCACATCCAGCTGTACCGCGAGTGCCTGGGCGGCAGCGCCTGCCGCTTCGGCCAGCGCAACTTCCTGCACTCGGCGGTCGTCTCCGGCCCCACCAAGCTGCAGGGCGCCGACCTGGTCATCCCCGACCTGCGCGGCGGGTTCTCGTACCTGATCGCGGCGCTGGCCGCCGAGGGCACCTCGCGGGTCCACGGCATCGACCTGATCAACCGCGGCTACGAGAACTTCATGGAGAAGCTCGTGGAACTCGGCGCGAAGGTCGAACTGCCGGGCGGCGAGCTCGTCTGAGCCACCGTACGGCCGCATCCCACGGCCGTGGCGCGCACGTCGTGCCGTGCACGCAGAAGCCCCCCGGGCCCCGCACAGGGCCCGGGGGGCTTCCTCGTCCCCGGGGGCCATCTCGTGGCCGCCGGCGGCCCGGTGGGGCATGCCAGGGGCATACCGGAGGCATTACGGGGGCTGCCGCGGGCCCACCAGGGCCCCGGCAGGGCCCTGACGGCCCCTCACAGGGCCTTCCGGGCCTGCCGGGCACGCCCGGGACCCGCGCCGGCCCGCCGGGCCCACGGGTCGCGTCCCGCCCGTGTCCGGCCCTGCCCGCCCTCGCCCCGTCCGCGCCCCGTCCGCGGCCGGCCCGCGCCCCGCCCGTACCCGGCCCCGGACAGACCGAAGGGCGGCCACCCCGCCCGGGGGTGACCGCCCATCGTCGTTCTGCGTACTACTGCCGTTCCAGAGGCCTGTGCGGCCTCCGGCGCCGGGGCAGGACTACTTGCCCTTGGCGGCTTCCTTGAGCTTGGAGCCCGCGGAGACCTTCACGCTGTAGCCGGCCGGGATCTGGATGGGGTCGCCGGTCTGCGGGTTGCGCGCGGTGCGAGCGGCACGGTGGGTGCGCTCGAAGGTCAGGAAGCCGGGGATGGTGACCTTCTCGTCGCCCTTGGCGACAATCTCGCCGACGGTCTCGGCGAGCGCGGCCAGAACGGCGTCGGCGTCCTTGCGGGTCACCTCGGCGCGCTCGGACAGAGCGGCCACCAGCTCACTGCGGTTCATGTTGTACTCCCGTGTTCAACTTGCCTTAGAGGCGTGAGATCGAAGCCGATGCTGCCAGGGCCCTAGGACAGTCCCCGGACCCGGGTCTGAACGTCAGACCCTCTCGCCCGGTTACGCATCCTGCCCCCACCAGCGGCGGGAAAGCCAATCCGGCACCCGTCGGGGTCACACGAAAAGCGCCACAGTCACACCGCGGTGACGCTCCGTCCACGCCCTCGCTCACACGCCGCTGCGGACCGCGGACCTCGCGGGCATCCCCGCAACCCTAGAGGCGGCCCGACGGGCCCGCATCTCGCGACGCGCCGGTATCAGAGCGCCGTGAGGGCCGTCACAGCTGGGCTCAGGCCCCTGCGGCGGCCTTGCGGACGGCACCCGCGACGGCGCCCGCCACCTTGTCGTTGAACACCGACGGGATGATGTAGTTCGCGTTCAGCTCGTCCTCGCCGACCACGTCCGCGAGCGCGCTCGCGGCGGCCAGCATCATCTCCGTGTTCACGGTGCGGGACTGAGCGTCCAGCAGACCGCGGAAGACGCCCGGGAAGACCAGCACGTTGTTGATCTGGTTCGGGAAGTCGGAGCGGCCGGTGGCCACGACGGCGGCCGTCTGGCGCGCGACGGCCGGGTCCACCTCGGGGTCCGGGTTCGCGAGCGCGAACACGATCGCACCCTCGGCCATGGCGGCGACGTCCTCGCCGGACAGCACGTTCGGGGCCGAGACCCCGATGAACACGTCGGCGCCGACCACGGCTTCCTTCAGCGTGCCCGTGTAGCCCTCGGGGTTGGTGTTGTCGGCGATCCAGCGCAGCGGGGAGTCGGCGGCCGCGTCGACGAGGTCCGGGCGGTCCGCGTGCACGACACCGTGGATGTCGGCGCTCACCGCGTTCTTGACACCCGCCGCGAGCAGCAGCTTGAGGATGGCGGTACCGGCCGCGCCGGCGCCCGACATGACGACCTTGACGTCGCCAACTGCCTTGCCCACCACGCGCAGTGCGTTGGTGAGGGCCGCGAGGACGACGATCGCGGTGCCGTGCTGGTCGTCGTGGAAGACGGGGATGTCGAGGGCCTCGCGCAGCCGGGCCTCGATCTCGAAGCAGCGCGGCGCGGAGATGTCCTCCAGGTTGATGCCCGCGAAGCCGGGGGCGATGGCCTTGACTGCGGCCACGATCTCGTCGGGGTCCTGGGTGTCGAGGCAGATCGGCCAGGCGTCGATGTCGGCGAAGCGCTTGAACAGGGCCGCCTTGCCCTCCATGACCGGCATGGCGGCCATCGGGCCGATGTTGCCGAGGCCCAGCACGGCGGAGCCGTCCGTCACGACTGCGACGGTGTTGCGCTTGATGGTGAGGCGGCGCGCGTCCTCGGGGTTCTCGGCGATCGCCATGCACACGCGGGCCACACCCGGGGTGTAGATCATCGAGAGGTCGTCACGGTTGCGGATGGGGTGCTTGGACGCCATCTCGATCTTGCCACCGAGGTGCATCAGGAAGGTGCGGTCGGAGACCTTGCCGAGGCTGACGCCCTCGATGCCGCGCAGCTTCTCGACGATCTCGTCCGCGTGCGCGGTGGAGGTCGCGGCGATGGTGACGTCGATCCGGAGCTTCTCGTGGCCGGATGCGGTCACGTCGAGGCCGGTGACCGATCCGCCGGAGGATTCCACGGCGGTGGTGAGCTGGGAGACCGCGGTTCCGCTCGCGGGCACTTCCAGACGGACCGTCATCGAATACGAGACGCTGGGCGCCGTTGCCATGGCCGTGTTCCTCTTCTGTCCCTGGTTCGCTGTAACACACAGAGCCCCGCTGCACAGCAGATGCGGCAGGACCTGTTGTCCGATCGTCCCACCTACCAGCCAGTACAAGGTAACCAGCTACAAAATTCGGAAAGACTCTTCCACCATACGAGATTCCAGGGGGGTTCGGAAGGGTGGGGTCATACAAAACAGGTCCGCGCCCCCCACTGAGTGGAGGGCGCGGACCTGGTGATTCGTACGTCTATGACACCGACCCGCCATGCTCGCCTCGCGGCAAGTGGTCGCTCTGAGCGACGAAGGTTGGGCCCGGGGGCTTGGATCGAGTCGGTGCCGTACCCAGGCTAACAAAGGATCGCCGAAAGTGATCCCCCTGCTCGCACCCGTATCCGAGCACCACGCTCCTGGTCGCCGCCCATCCGGCCGTACGGGGCCCTGAGCGGGCCGGGACCCGGGCGATGAACCGCCACCGCCGGGCCGCCGTCCGGGGCCCGCTACGGCAGCAGCAGCTCCGGCACCCCGTCCGCGTCCGGCTTGTCCCGGTCGGCCGAGACCACCGTCAGCTGCTGCGTCGCGCGCGTCAGCGCCACGTACAGCACCCGCAGGCCCGCCGGGGACTCGTCCGCGATCTCCGCCGGGGAGACGACCACCGTGGCGTCGTACTCCAGGCCCTTGGCCTCCA is drawn from Streptomyces sp. NBC_01232 and contains these coding sequences:
- the murA gene encoding UDP-N-acetylglucosamine 1-carboxyvinyltransferase, with translation MTGISDDVLLVHGGTPLEGEIRVRGAKNLVPKAMVAALLGSEPSRLRNVPDIRDVRVVRGLLQLHGVTVRPGEEPGELVLDPTHVESANVADIDAHAGSSRIPILFCGPLLHRLGHAFIPGLGGCDIGGRPIDFHFDVLRQFGATIEKREGGQYLEAPQRLRGCKIRLPYPSVGSTEQVLLTAVLAEGVTELSNAAVEPEIEDLICVLQKMGAIISVDTDRTIRITGVDRLGGYNHKALPDRLEAASWASAALATGGNIYVRGAQQRSMMTFLNTFRRVGGAFEIDDDGIRFWHPGGPLKAIALETDVHPGFQTDWQQPLVVALTQASGLSIVHETVYESRLGFTSALNQMGAHIQLYRECLGGSACRFGQRNFLHSAVVSGPTKLQGADLVIPDLRGGFSYLIAALAAEGTSRVHGIDLINRGYENFMEKLVELGAKVELPGGELV
- a CDS encoding HU family DNA-binding protein — its product is MNRSELVAALSERAEVTRKDADAVLAALAETVGEIVAKGDEKVTIPGFLTFERTHRAARTARNPQTGDPIQIPAGYSVKVSAGSKLKEAAKGK
- a CDS encoding NAD-dependent malic enzyme; translated protein: MATAPSVSYSMTVRLEVPASGTAVSQLTTAVESSGGSVTGLDVTASGHEKLRIDVTIAATSTAHADEIVEKLRGIEGVSLGKVSDRTFLMHLGGKIEMASKHPIRNRDDLSMIYTPGVARVCMAIAENPEDARRLTIKRNTVAVVTDGSAVLGLGNIGPMAAMPVMEGKAALFKRFADIDAWPICLDTQDPDEIVAAVKAIAPGFAGINLEDISAPRCFEIEARLREALDIPVFHDDQHGTAIVVLAALTNALRVVGKAVGDVKVVMSGAGAAGTAILKLLLAAGVKNAVSADIHGVVHADRPDLVDAAADSPLRWIADNTNPEGYTGTLKEAVVGADVFIGVSAPNVLSGEDVAAMAEGAIVFALANPDPEVDPAVARQTAAVVATGRSDFPNQINNVLVFPGVFRGLLDAQSRTVNTEMMLAAASALADVVGEDELNANYIIPSVFNDKVAGAVAGAVRKAAAGA